The following proteins are co-located in the Billgrantia tianxiuensis genome:
- a CDS encoding response regulator, which produces MERLERLHDGMVELQGRLELVPSLDGLLMASLRPVLLLYRGRIVGANLAMEQLLGESQEQLEGQDPAARLIATEAAGNRPAEVQVLDGEGRWRHLQVEWLDAAPYQLLIFERASAQELGDLLAARERAREDSRLKSRYLTLLQRELEPLLSELTEEMRGGDDRIAPQRHAHLRERIADLMLLMSSLAGEQKGEALRKMRLPSRQAGPLRVLVVDDGPVNRMLASQVLETQGLRVDSVASGAEALELQQRHAYDMVLMDIFMPGMDGVEAARHWREQEAQRPEISRSILVALTANATEKDRRRFHDVGMDDYLAKPYAPRELVELLQRWRPDAFEEAPAQ; this is translated from the coding sequence ATGGAGCGGCTGGAGCGGCTGCACGATGGCATGGTCGAGCTGCAAGGGCGACTGGAACTGGTGCCCAGCCTCGATGGTCTGCTGATGGCCAGCCTGCGCCCGGTCCTGCTGCTCTATCGCGGGCGAATCGTGGGCGCCAACCTGGCCATGGAGCAGCTCCTCGGCGAAAGCCAGGAACAGCTGGAGGGGCAGGACCCCGCAGCCCGGCTGATCGCCACCGAAGCGGCGGGAAACCGCCCGGCCGAGGTGCAGGTGCTGGATGGCGAGGGCCGTTGGCGACATCTCCAGGTGGAATGGCTGGATGCCGCTCCCTATCAACTGCTGATCTTCGAGCGTGCCAGCGCGCAGGAGCTTGGCGATCTTCTGGCCGCTCGTGAGCGTGCCCGGGAGGATTCACGGCTCAAATCGCGCTACCTGACCCTATTGCAGCGCGAGCTGGAGCCGCTGCTCTCCGAGCTGACCGAAGAAATGCGGGGGGGCGACGACCGCATCGCTCCCCAGCGCCATGCTCACCTGAGAGAGCGAATCGCCGATCTCATGCTGCTGATGAGCAGCCTGGCGGGGGAGCAGAAAGGAGAGGCGCTGCGCAAGATGCGCCTGCCTTCCCGCCAGGCCGGGCCGCTACGTGTGCTGGTGGTGGACGATGGTCCGGTCAATCGCATGCTGGCCAGCCAGGTGCTGGAAACCCAGGGGTTGCGCGTCGACAGCGTCGCCAGCGGCGCGGAGGCGCTGGAGCTGCAGCAGCGTCATGCCTACGACATGGTGCTGATGGACATTTTCATGCCTGGCATGGACGGCGTGGAAGCCGCCCGGCACTGGCGCGAGCAGGAAGCGCAGCGGCCCGAGATCAGTCGCAGCATCCTGGTGGCCCTGACGGCCAATGCCACGGAAAAGGACCGTCGACGCTTTCACGACGTTGGCATGGACGACTACCTGGCCAAGCCCTATGCACCACGGGAGCTGGTCGAGCTGTTGCAGCGCTGGCGCCCCGATGCCTTTGAGGAAGCGCCGGCCCAATGA
- the ptsP gene encoding phosphoenolpyruvate--protein phosphotransferase, which translates to MLEVLRRVIQEVNGARNLDAALATMVRRIRKAMHTDVCSFYLYDSEIQELVLMETIGLHSQAVGHVSLRVGEGLVGLVAEREEPLNLEDAPAHPRFRYFEATGEERYSSFLGVPIIHQRRMLGVLVVQQAEKRRYDEEDEAFLITMGAQLAGVLAHALATGSLSRPTLPGGQALFTGVAASPGMAIGEVVVVAPLADLDSVPDLIPTDVEYEIVRLKEAIERVREEIRAAGERLANRISAQELALFEVYQQMLSEAALSQEVEKRIREGQWAPGALADVVRRHVQYLERVDDDYLRERAADVRDLGRRVLAHLQEETPQVPDTFPESTILVGDEISVAMLGEVPRERLAGLVSARGSSTSHVAIVARAMGVPTVLGMVDLPLPRLSGAEVVLDGHRGRLFVRPSEELKTRYRSLIAEEAALIEVLEHEQDLPSETPDGHVMPLMVNTGLAIDTTVSLKKRISGVGLYRTEVPFMVAERFPGEQEQARLYRDQLESFAPLPVVMRTLDIGGDKDLPYFPIDEANPFLGWRGIRVTLDHPEVLMVQLRAMLRASQGLDNMQILLPMVTNVDEVDDALRLLDRAIRELGEEGIVSPRPKVGVMLEVPATLYQLDALAERADFFSVGSNDLTQYLLAVDRNNPRVASLYDACHPAVLCAMARLAEESARLKKPISVCGELAGDPAGALLLMGMGFDSLSMNAPSLPRVRAAIRRVSLDAAKTLVRETLALNTPSAVRSHLFARLSEWQLAHLLPPRD; encoded by the coding sequence ATGCTGGAGGTGCTGCGCCGGGTCATACAAGAGGTCAACGGTGCCCGTAACCTCGATGCGGCGCTGGCGACCATGGTGCGCCGTATCCGCAAGGCCATGCATACCGACGTGTGCTCCTTCTATCTCTACGATAGCGAGATCCAGGAGCTCGTGTTGATGGAAACCATCGGCCTGCACAGCCAGGCGGTGGGGCACGTGAGCCTGCGGGTGGGAGAGGGACTGGTCGGCCTGGTGGCCGAGCGCGAGGAGCCGCTCAATCTCGAGGATGCCCCCGCGCATCCCCGCTTCCGCTACTTCGAGGCTACCGGCGAGGAGCGCTATTCCAGCTTTCTCGGCGTACCGATCATTCACCAGCGCCGCATGCTCGGCGTCCTCGTCGTGCAGCAGGCCGAGAAGCGCCGCTACGACGAGGAAGACGAAGCCTTCCTCATCACCATGGGGGCGCAACTCGCCGGGGTGCTGGCCCATGCGCTGGCCACCGGTAGCCTCAGCCGTCCCACCTTGCCGGGCGGCCAGGCGCTGTTCACCGGCGTGGCTGCTTCGCCCGGAATGGCCATCGGCGAAGTAGTGGTGGTGGCGCCGCTGGCCGACCTGGACAGCGTGCCCGACCTGATTCCCACCGATGTCGAATACGAAATCGTGCGCCTCAAGGAGGCCATCGAGCGCGTGCGCGAGGAGATTCGCGCCGCGGGCGAGCGTCTGGCCAATCGTATCTCGGCCCAGGAGCTGGCGCTGTTCGAAGTCTATCAGCAGATGCTCAGCGAAGCGGCGCTCTCCCAGGAGGTGGAGAAACGCATTCGCGAGGGGCAGTGGGCGCCCGGGGCCCTGGCCGACGTGGTGCGCCGCCATGTGCAGTACCTGGAGCGGGTCGACGACGACTACCTGCGCGAACGGGCCGCCGACGTGCGTGACCTGGGTCGGCGCGTGCTCGCCCACCTGCAGGAGGAAACGCCGCAGGTGCCCGACACCTTCCCCGAGAGCACCATTCTGGTCGGCGACGAGATCAGCGTCGCCATGCTGGGCGAGGTCCCGCGGGAGCGGCTTGCCGGCCTGGTCTCGGCCCGCGGTTCGAGCACGTCCCACGTGGCGATCGTCGCGCGGGCCATGGGTGTGCCCACCGTGCTGGGCATGGTCGACCTACCGCTGCCGCGCCTCTCCGGCGCCGAGGTGGTGCTCGACGGCCATCGTGGACGCCTGTTCGTGCGGCCCTCGGAGGAACTCAAGACCCGTTACCGCAGCCTGATCGCCGAAGAGGCCGCGCTGATCGAAGTGCTCGAGCACGAGCAAGACCTGCCCAGCGAGACGCCTGACGGCCATGTCATGCCGCTGATGGTCAATACCGGGCTTGCCATCGATACCACGGTGTCGCTCAAGAAGCGCATCAGCGGCGTGGGGCTGTACCGTACCGAAGTGCCGTTCATGGTCGCCGAGCGCTTTCCCGGCGAGCAGGAGCAGGCGCGCCTCTATCGCGATCAGTTGGAGAGCTTCGCTCCGCTGCCGGTGGTCATGCGCACCCTCGATATCGGCGGCGATAAGGACCTGCCCTATTTTCCCATTGATGAGGCCAACCCCTTCCTCGGCTGGCGCGGCATTCGTGTCACCCTCGATCACCCGGAAGTGCTGATGGTGCAACTGCGCGCCATGCTGCGGGCCTCCCAGGGCCTCGACAACATGCAGATCCTGCTGCCAATGGTGACCAACGTCGACGAGGTCGACGATGCGCTGCGCTTGCTCGACCGAGCCATTCGCGAGCTGGGCGAGGAGGGTATCGTGTCGCCGCGGCCCAAAGTCGGCGTGATGCTGGAAGTGCCGGCCACGCTCTACCAACTGGATGCCCTGGCCGAGCGCGCCGATTTCTTCTCCGTCGGCAGCAACGACCTGACTCAATACCTGCTGGCGGTGGACCGCAACAACCCTCGCGTAGCGAGCCTCTACGACGCCTGCCACCCTGCCGTACTGTGTGCCATGGCGCGCCTGGCCGAAGAGTCGGCGCGGCTGAAGAAGCCGATCTCGGTGTGCGGCGAGCTGGCCGGCGACCCGGCCGGGGCGCTGCTGCTGATGGGCATGGGCTTCGACTCGCTCTCCATGAACGCCCCCAGCCTGCCACGAGTGCGGGCAGCGATCCGCCGGGTATCGCTCGACGCCGCCAAGACCCTGGTGCGCGAAACCCTGGCATTGAACACGCCCTCTGCGGTGCGCAGCCATCTGTTCGCACGATTGAGCGAGTGGCAGCTGGCGCACCTGCTGCCGCCGCGGGACTGA